The proteins below come from a single Deltaproteobacteria bacterium genomic window:
- a CDS encoding NUDIX hydrolase — MPPDHWKIIKSKRDSSFRVFSLRTDRARSPRTGKEHDFFILESSSWINVIPLTRENDVVMIRQYRHGIRNVTLEIPGGLVEPGDTPLDAARRELREETGYEGEELISLGFVHPNPAIQNNRCYTYLATNCVPAGTQELDEKEDIEVITCPLDIIPRLIRDGVITHSLVVVAFYRFFMEYRLHHGKK; from the coding sequence ATGCCGCCAGACCACTGGAAGATAATAAAAAGTAAACGGGATTCGTCCTTTCGCGTCTTCAGCCTCAGGACGGACCGGGCACGGTCGCCGAGGACCGGCAAGGAACACGATTTTTTCATCCTTGAATCATCCTCCTGGATCAACGTCATCCCCCTTACCCGGGAGAATGACGTGGTCATGATCCGCCAGTATCGTCACGGTATCAGAAACGTAACCCTTGAGATCCCCGGCGGACTTGTGGAACCGGGAGACACGCCGCTCGACGCGGCCCGGCGCGAGCTTCGCGAAGAAACGGGGTATGAAGGGGAGGAACTGATATCCCTCGGGTTCGTTCATCCGAATCCAGCCATACAGAACAACCGCTGTTACACCTACCTGGCGACAAATTGTGTTCCCGCCGGCACACAGGAGCTCGACGAAAAGGAAGATATCGAGGTGATCACCTGCCCGCTCGATATTATTCCCCGGTTGATCCGCGACGGTGTCATCACCCATTCCCTGGTCGTTGTCGCCTTCTATCGATTTTTCATGGAATACCGCCTTCATCATGGAAAGAAGTGA